One Oryctolagus cuniculus chromosome 7, mOryCun1.1, whole genome shotgun sequence genomic window, TATCAATCAATATGTTGTTCAATCAATCTCAGAGTAAAAGGTTGCTTTCAAGTAAACTAATTAATACCAACATCCTGATTGAATGTCTTTCCTTATGAAGAATACTCTCATTTAGGAAGAGGTTAAAGACCAGAGAAAAAGGGCCACAGAAATCctaatatttaaatgaatatgtGCTGTATTTTATCTCCAAACATTCAGGGCcctttgaacatttttattagaAGGCCAAAAACTGACAAAATTTAAGGAATAAGTCCATGCATTCTACCATTCATTACTTTGCCCATTCACAATCAGTACCTAGTCTCATCCATGTGCCATGCCTATGGATAACCATGGAGACATTAACATCAAGGTCTAAACTGAACGTGTGAGAACAACTCATTGGTCTACCACACTGTGCTGCGGCTGACATTAATTTCAATTCATCGGGGGTTgccacttttactttttttttcagtgcttATGGCATGCCTCATTAGCCAGTTTCAAATACCTTATCCCCAAGGTCAGACTGTCTGCCTTTGTCCAGCCATAGCACCATATGTGATGTGAATAACAGAGTTGCAGAAAGCCTTTTCTATGTGCACTGTGTGGCCCCCTTCTTTCAGGAGCAGGAAGATTTTTGTGTTCAGCACTTTGCATTATTTCCATTTGACATAggaccaaagaagaaaaaaagaaaaaagagaacattttaaGGAATCCTTTGTTTTGTCAAATATCTGACAGGCAAGGGTACTTTTGGTTATTCTGGAGTTCATGGCTTCACCTTTCTAGTTCTTCAGCCCCTGCTCACTCACTCCAGGCTCCCCTACATTCTACTGTGTCCTGACCCAGCAACGTCCTCAGAAGCCAAGGGGGCattagaagttcatggaaaatgcatgtccTAAAAaacaccatgcatggatttcaaattattttttgcagtaaaataagcttatcttttaatgtaATTTTCTATGGACATTCTGAAGCCCCCTCATACATACAAAAAGCTTAAAACAATGGGAATCTCATGGGCTTGAATCTTACCTGGTTCTAGCATGGACAACTGGATGATCTGAGGCAGCTTATTTCTGATCTCAGACCCTTGATTTCTTATCTATAAAGTGGAAAATGGTAGCTCTATCCTCTAGGCTCTTTGGGAACTAAATGAGAGGCCATCTATGAAAAGCATCCTGCTTGAGGTATTGATACATCCAGATCCCTTCCTTCTATCTTTGTTGCTTAGGTGGAGCAAATGAAGTAATTCAGTCATTTCTGTCTGTGCTTTTTAGTACCCATGAAGAGAGTCCTTCCAACACTCTGCTGCTGGGTTCTTGCAGGAGCCACCATCAGTAGTCAGGACACTAATTACAAAATTCAGTAGCCTCCAGCTTACAGAGGTATTAACAACTCCTTTTGTTCTCAGCAGAGCTATATATTCATAAGGCATTCGAGACTGAAGGAACCAGGATGGAGCAGAGTTGAGTGAATGGTGAAGGCTAAGGGCAGAAATGCTTCCCTTAAGTTAGAACCTCTCTTCACTTCTGTGCTGTGACAGTGAACTCGACCAGTCGGTCTAGACCTAGTCCAAGTGAGTGCGTTAACCGGGAGGAAGTAGGATCCATGAAGTGAATGACAGCTTCCTTGAATTGCCAAGATCCTGATGTGGGAATCCAGGCAATAGCCCCATTTACAGCTAGTGGAAACACCAAAGGGGATTTTTCCCAAGGGGCATCCTTTTGGCTCTCCTTTGCATAATGCTGGCGGGATCACCAGCCACAGCATGGAATCTGGAAAGATGTGGCTCTACAGAAAAAAACTTCATGAGTAAAAATGGGGGAAGAATACAAACTAGGACTAAAGAAACTAAAGTGAAGAATTCTGTAAAGCACCACTTAAAATTCCTCAGACTTCCTAAATAATAGCCTTCTGGTATCACGTGCTACAGAAATGCAACTGCTTTGTACTGTCTTCCTAAAAGGATTTGAACTCTTTTTCCAACAAAGGAATATCTACTGTTTTTACACTTAATCAACTgtaatgaaagaatatgaagagcTGTCATGTGCTTATTAGGGAAAATTATCAGATATTCTTTTATATGATGAAGTAACACACTGAGCTGATAATTCTATAGTGCACACTAAATTACAATTAAAGGCCTTTCTGCTCCACCAGAATCTCATTTATAATCTCTATGGAAATATTCTTCCTGCAGTTATTTCATTTATGCTTCCTTTATCTAATTACTATAATATTGGTTCTGAATCATATTTTCCTAATGTACCCTTATTCAATTATAAAGTTATTTTCAAGTACAGTTACTTTCTAATATCAAAGAATACCACTTGGCCATCTATGTCATTTGTCATGCTTCTTAATTGCAGATTGCTCCTGAGCCATTTTCCCCTTCCAGTTTTAAGTATAATCAAACTTCTATAAATCCAAACTTACTGAATAATCCAATGTCTTCAAAGTATTAGTCTGAAATGAATGTTCTGATCTTGAAATATGCAAATTAGATATTCCACACTCCTTGTAACTTCAATATATGCTACCGTTTTGTTGGGTTTTGAGAAAAACCACACACAGAGGAAATACTGTCACAAACTAAGTCTTTTGTGCTTTAATTTACAGATTTAACTTTGTTGTGAAGGGCTGTTTCTGACTTGCTTTTTTCAGCTTATATTACAGCAGGCTACCAGTCAAGAATGTAGACACATAAAAGTATTGGGTGAGTACAGTACTAACTTTTGAAAGACAGTTTCCTAAAGGTGACTGGCACAGTTTGTAGAAGTAGCATGTACTTAGTCACTCTACAAATCGTAAGTGTGATTCTCCTGAGTAGGGACTGTGTGGCCCTAAGTAAGGTGGATGCTTGCAGAAAGAATCGCAGTAGCCAATCCATGAAAATCTGGCTCCTTTCTCATCAGCTGGGACTACCAGAGACATAGACATGGTCAGACTTTAGTGAGTAGgctttgtcttttaaagattttatttatttatttgagaggtagtgttacagacagggagagggagagatgagagaaagatcttacaaatattggttccttccccaaatggccacaatagttggagctgggctgatccaaagccatgaaccaggagcttcctccaggttctcccacatgggtgcaggggtccaagcacttgggccatcttccactggtttccaaggccataagcagagagctggatcagaagaggagcatctgggacacaaaccagtacccacatgggatggcggcacagcaggtggaggcttagcctactataccacagtgccagccccctaggcTTTTTCTTGATATGGGattatttcttaaagatcctAAGTGGCCAAGTCTTTAAatgatgaatttaaaataaaaaatcttatagGAGATCTAGAGCAATGTGTAATTATCCTAAATAGCTAACCCTGCAGCAGAGTTTCACAAGAAGTTTAATTTAGCAAATAGTCATTAccctgaaaaaaaatgaaagaaacaagtgTTTCCTATTGAACAGGCAGTTTCTACTGATTTTGAATTTTCCAACAAGATAAAAAACGAAATAATTCCAGGCACATTCCACTCCTTTGTCccttataaaatgctttcttggcTAAGGACTCACTCAACTGATGGGCAGTCTCTGTATTTGTGGGTTTTAAGGGCAATGCCTGCTTGGATTTTGTGGCATATTGTGCTGGTGACCAGGATGGCCAGAGAGACCCAATGGCAGAGCTAGCCTGGGGTTTGCTGGGCCCTCCATGTGCCAACAGCagctttctctctcctgtctctaccAAACTCCAGCCCACTCCTGCCAGCCCTCACGAAGTCACAGTCAGGAGGTTTCCAGGATGTAGAAAAGGTAGCTCCTTCACACAAAGAATCTGGGGACAATGGACTTTAGTCTTTCTTTAAGACTCTGTTCTCCAAACAATGCGTTTAGTACTTTATGCTCCTTATTTCAGTCATCTCTGTATTTAAGATAAAAACAGGCTCAATAGTATTTTTCTTCTTGTATGAGAGATGAATGATATGATTAAATCTACGTTGATTAGAGAGCCTGTGTTTTAGAATTGAAGAAGCAAGGACGTTCAACTTTGGAACAGGCCACCATGTTCTTTTCACATGTGAGGTCACCAAGTGTCTAAAAGGTTAGCCAAGCTGAGCAAGgccacacacctggggagagaTGGAACCAGACCTCCAACCCACAGCCATGTATTTGGGCAACTCCATACCGCTGCTCTCAACACCGAGCTGTCCTTTATCCCGTCTAGGTTTGGGCAGCTCGTAATCCTTCATCTCTCAACTTCCCCTTGTGCCACCCCATCCAGTCTTTCTGATCGCAGCCATGGGGGGCTTTTCTCCATCCCTCTACATGTTCCCTTATGTATGATTTCTTGGATGCTAGGgaggtctctctcttctcttcccagtTCTTTCCTTGGATAAATACAGGATTCCTTGGTCTGGGTCTTAGGTTAAACACACCTTTTTGACAAAATCTTTCCCTTATCTCCTAGAgaagtaattttcaaaaattttcaaactaaggtgaaaaatacatcttaaatcaTAATTAAGAAttacatgaaggatcttcaaaaagttcacagaaaatacatattgcAAAATAACTGTGtaacatttgaaatttttttgcaccagcaAACACAAGCATTTTGAAGGattcctttatatatttttcatttcattttatttttaagcatgtaattcagtgattctttttttttttttaagcacattCACAGGTGTATACCATTAACTCCAGAACATTTTTCCTGGCCTCAAAAAGAACTTGACATCTATCTGTTTCTAACAAAGTggaataaaattttatgaaacaaTACTTGGCCTTACTATGTGGGATGAATGCTGAAATTGTCTGTTCTCTTCCATTCCATTTGATTCTATTCCATTAGAAAATAATCTTTCAGGGTGTCACTAcattgatttcaagtttcatgaCTGGGTTATTACAAAACATGGCCCTAGGTCACGCAGTGTGTCTCTACTCCGCATGGTACAGCACCATTCTCTTCCCCTGGATGACCCTCAGCACACTGGTCGCTACCTGGTGAATGTCTATGCCTTTCTTTtcttgtggggggagggggacaggatcTTGCTTTTGACTGTATCCTCAGTGCCAGGTGCACTGTTGAGCAAGTAGTTGGTGTTCAGTAAATATTGGTTTGACTGAATAAATGCCTTTGGAGAGACGAGGAAACCCACATACTTCTTTCTGATTAGTGTTCACACAAGCAAAATGAAATGCACCAGAGCTATTATATTGCACTTTCTACCAATATaggccagcagctgggaagcTTCTTTCTCAGACATAAAGATTGGGCCCTGAATTGTCCACAGAATTGTCCCAGTGCTTCATTTCACTTTGCTGTTATTTTACCTTGAGTAGCCACGCCACCAGGAGGACCCTTCCTGTGACCACTGCTGATGACGTCATCAGCAAGGGCTGCGACGAAACCCTTAGCGGAAGCTTTACTGGTGGTGAATCAGCCGACAACCAtctgtcctcccctccctgccgCCTCAGCCGCCTCCTCCCCTGTGCCTCTGTACCTGTCTTTGCCCGTCTCCTGCTTGAAGAGTTCATCGAACTGCAGCATCTTGTGGCGCGTGATCATGAAGGCCTTCAGTCGCGGCAGCACTTGGCTGAGCAGCTGCAGGTTGTTGTAGACCTGGCCTTTGCCGTCCCGCCGCATGTAGCTGCTGGGGCCCCAGAAGATGAAAACAGTGCCTTGGCTCACGTTGAGCAGATCGTGGCGGTTGCGGAGGATCCTTTGGATGCTGGAGTGGGCGATGACCCTCAGGCTGGTGCGATTGCCCACATCGCGCCCGTAGCCGCGGGTGGGGGCATCATTCATGCGGATGACACACTCTGTCTGGTCAATCTGGGGGCCTTGGTGACTGCGCAGCAGATGCCCTGAGCTGGTCACCAGGGCACAGTCCCTGCAGTGCATTTTCAGAGGCTGAAAGGCATGAGGAGAAGGACATTGTCAGGGGCAAAAGGGCTTAACCCTCAGGTGGCACCAGCAGGTCACTTCCCTGCCTCAGGAACAGGGCAcccaccttccttctcccttctgcTCTGGCCTCATGGACCCACACATTGTCTTCTACAATGGTGACAGGGAGCAAAAGGCAGGAGATAGAGAAAGCAAGCAATGACCTGTCAAACACTGAACTGGGGTTTTGCAGACGTTAAATGACCAAAACAACACATCAACCAGCAATGTTGCTCTGATacttgttttacagatgaggatactGAGGCTTAGACATGGTGAGAAATTTATGCAAGGATTCATACCTAGCAAACAAGGAAGTCGCACTTTCTAAAGGACTAGAACTCTCCGAATCCAAAGTTATCACCAAGTGAAATCAAGGACTAGACTGCCAATTGCTGTGGAAACAGAACTCACCTTATCGTGAGTTAAGCATTTATATTAACATTCTTGAGTGCTGTACAAATACCTTTACCGTAAACAAACAGCGTCTTGGAATTACACGAGAAGTGAAATGCAGATTGTAACCCCTTGAAAATCTCAAGTTCATGTCACAGACCTCATCCCGGAATCACAGGGGGGTCTGTCTCCTTCCTTCATCTGCATTGAACACATGTCCTGAGAAGGCCCTTGGCTAGTAGTGTCCACCGAAGACAATGCCAACAGCCGTGTTCAGTTCAACACCCTGAACTCATGATTTGCGCTATGAACACCTACGTTCTAACAAATTAAACATTCTCTTGTTCATGTTTAATGAGAAGTACCTTTTAGCTGCTATTTGAAGATCATGTAATTAAGGCctgaggccaaggccaggaagtGCACAAGAAAATGACAGTCATGATGTTCTGAAGGAATGTTGCACTGTTGGATTTTCCCCAGAGCTCCTGCCCTTCTTCTCTGTTAACTTTGAACAGGGCACACTGGTTCCCTGCACAGCCTCAGGAAATCGGATCTAATTTAGTGCTACATATATTCATTCTTATATCTACTCTGGGAGTTTCCTGAGCCATGGCTCTGTCTTCAAAACCAGATCAAGAGCACCTGAGGGCAGCCACCTGCCTTGTTTCCACAACCTACTAGCTATGGGACTTGGTGAGAGACTAACCTCCACCACTTCAGTTTTCTCGTCTCTAACTGAGGATAAACTCTCCATTCTAcctagatagaattaaaaaattaagataccCACAGTATTAGACTGAGACATTTGAAATTGCCAATATTTGACCTGTGAAATTATAATTGCATATTGTTGAACCCAAGCCTTATCATAGGATCTGTCACAATAATCACTCAGTAAGTGAAAGGTATGCTCATAGAATGTTCAGAGTGGGGAACATTGTTGCTATTCACTGAATCCGTACTGAACACCATGGGTTGACAAGACACATTCACTTGTAAATGGTGAGAATCTCCTCACTCATTTAACACCCAATTACTCTTGGGTTCTAggcactgtgccaggcagaaTGCAAAAATGGGGAAAGCAGAACTCCTCAAAGCTTACACTTTAGTGAGGGACACTGGATCAGTAAAAGAGTGCATTAAAGTGTGAGAGAATAAAGGCAAGAGTGATCAATTAGctgatatttattgagtgctctTCATGTGCCAGGCAGTGTTCTGAGCCTTCTGTGTAATTGTATTAATCCTTCAAATAATCCTGTACTACATTATCATCCCAATTTTACAAATGAGACTATCAAAGCATAGTACAGGGAAGCAATTTGCTGAAGATTAAACAAGAagcggcagagctgggacttgaacccgggaaATCTGACTACAGAGCCAATGGAATTGACCATTGTACAGTGCGGTGGAATAAGTAGAGTAAGTGTAATGGGACGTTTGCCTAACTCAAAGTCTGCCTTATTTCATCCCAGTGAGAAACTCGGTGATGCTTTCTTAGTCAGCAGTATTGCTATTACTGCTCTGAGGGCACAGGGTTGGGTGGGTGCAGTGAAGGGACAAGGATCTTGTAGGCAATGCTGTATCCCTCAGGGGAATCACTGACTAGGATGCTGAGTCCAGGGTGGTGAAATGTGCAGTAGCCTGTGCTTCCTTTTGAGGAACAGCCACACTCCAGATGATCAGAAAGTGGTCTTTGTTTCCCCTAGGAAATGGCTAGAACCTGGAGTAAGGAGTGTTCTGAACCCCCTGGGTGAACTTCTGGGGCAAGGGGCAATTTCACTGGCCAAAGGATGGGGGAAATACATAACATTCTTATATGCACATCCCATACTTAGATGCTGAAGAGGGGGAGTTTTACAATAATTTATTCAGTGGCAGAGTCCCCAACATGTGCTGGGCACTGAACGTGCTGCTGTTGATCAAAGGATAAAGTTCCTTAAGGAACCTTATCGTGCAGGGAGAGGGTGCCCCAGATCAAACACTACAGGACTGTGCAGACAGCACTGTCATATAACCCCAACAGAAGAGACTATTTCAGAAAGGAGGGAGTGAAATGGAACCTTTCATGACACAAATAGACCTTTGATGATTGTTCTTCTGGTCAGCAACTCCTACAGGTCATCTATGTCCTTATGAAATCATGAGTGATTCTCCTGGGCACCATCCTTAACCAGTGGTGCATCATGTGACAAGCAGTTAAGAGTTCTCTTTATTACCAATATCTTCCTAAATGCACACAGATTTGTAGTGTAGCAAGTTTGGAATAGATCTCTTTATCTAAATTTCTGTATAAAATATATCAAGCTTGACACATCTGTCATAAATTGCAGTAGTCAACTGGTCATCAAGTTATGAGTTTCTACAAATGTCAGTGATAATTTTCTCTCAGAATAACCTGGGCCCAAATTGTTTCAGTAGAAAGAGTTccctattttcctttctttcttcctcccttttcctccctttcttctttcttctttccttttttcttccctttctctctgttttctcttttttctctctctctttctttttctctctctttattccttccttcctttgtttctttcttctcttttttcctatgTACTTTCTAGGTTTTAATCCAGGTGTACATCATTATAATTCCTCAGGAAATACAGTTTTTTTATAGTTGCacattatatttgttaaataaaatatgcatccTACCTTTTATGAAGactgatttctttgtgtttttttttttttatctttaaaatagattGTTGTGGCagagttccaagatggtggagtagggagggatcttactgctgtagtctaggagaagattgtttaaaaaaagtggagagaatgcaGTCTTACGGaatagttagggagaaaatggcagaggaaactactcaaattagagggacacagtggacctatgtggagggcatggatgcccacaactcagaactctagcagctgagagcctatgcaccagtactagaaagtgaggtgagaccagaccacagtagcccaagccactggcttGGAGCCACATGGGGGATAGTGCACCTGCCAAAcgagagaagaaaataaagagggaCATGTTTATCTCTCCTTGAGCACTTTACaacagtgtcctgtaacaagccgatagagtgggcaccattttgtaCATACTTAACAGCtttgccagctcatgtctgtgcccagcaaccagcctagtggagactcctgatgctcatggggagaactgacaggggactAGGAGCTCGTGACTGTGGAGGGCTTGTGTGCCGGGACTCTGAAAAAGCCTGAGGCCTTGTGGGAGGATTCAGGGTGAGGCTGGGACTTTAGGCAGTCAGTGTGGGAGATGCCACATGATAAGagcttcctggttacctgatgAGAGATGTtgttggggaatctgagcttacactgggGAGAGAACTAATCCTTtgtgtcaacccagaatactataccctgcaaatctctcatttatgaataaaggtgaaataaagaccttccataacaaacagaaattgaaagaatctgtcaccacccatccagccctacaaaagatgttcAAGGATAtgcttcacacagaaacacagaaagatgatTATCACTatagaagaaggtaaaggaagaaaatctctcagtaaaagttcaaaggaaagtcaaagtaaaaatataaatatttttggataATGGCAGGGCAAATTTGGTACTTACCAATAGTCATGTTGAATGTAAATCgtctcagctctccagttaaaagacacagactggctgaatggattaaaaaataaaacctatctatttgctgcctgcaagaaacacatctcaccaacaaagatgcacacagactgaaagtgaaaggatgtaaagagatattccatgccaaataaaccaaaagagagctggtgtagccatcctaatatcagacaaaatagattttaacacaaaaactgttaaaagagacaaagaagggcactatgtagtTATTAAGAAACAATccaataggaagatgtaactatgataaatgaatatgcacctaattacaggacacctggctatttaaaagaaatgttaagggatctaatgggagacatagactccaacacaatagtaatgggggacttcaataccccactttcagcaaaggacagatcaaccagacagaaaatcagcaaggaaaccacatcgttaattgacactatagaccaaatggatctaacagatatctacag contains:
- the ST6GALNAC5 gene encoding alpha-N-acetylgalactosaminide alpha-2,6-sialyltransferase 5 isoform X3; translation: MKTLMRHGLAVCLALTTMCTSLLLVYSSLGGLKERPPQQQQQQPPETGSAQPAAESSPQPGAGAPAGPRTLDGYLGVADHKPLKMHCRDCALVTSSGHLLRSHQGPQIDQTECVIRMNDAPTRGYGRDVGNRTSLRVIAHSSIQRILRNRHDLLNVSQGTVFIFWGPSSYMRRDGKGQVYNNLQLLSQVLPRLKAFMITRHKMLQFDELFKQETGKDRCSSSDPALCLWPWKPVEDGPSAWTPAPMWENLEEAPGSWLWISPAPTIVAIWGRNQYL